A region of Necator americanus strain Aroian chromosome I, whole genome shotgun sequence DNA encodes the following proteins:
- a CDS encoding hypothetical protein (NECATOR_CHRI.G3780.T5), with product MTQSNVHRSRLSIDSHRGYANMLLFCLLILECELAALETQPKDAESPTLYKVTDYRTGRGYGKEQPVSWQRLGTFFAAVVRHARPLPPLNPLECAIALKVVDDVEEEVVRTLTDEHKAVIRGWLANIQMRHLRDFAPDTPYSTTNAVAVLLDPLRTRLWNIPRDASALPEVIDEEQLSQETN from the exons ATGACTCAATCGAATGTACATCGCAGTCGTCTGAGTATAGACAGTCATCGTGGTTATGCCAATATGTTGTTATTCTGTCTCCTGATCTTAGAATGTGAACTG GCAGCACTAGAAACTCAGCCTAAAGATGCTGAGAGTCCGACGCTATACAAG GTGACAGACTATCGTACGGGTCGTGGTTACGGTAAGGAACAGCCGGTGAGTTGGCAGCGTCTGGGTAcgttcttcgctgcagttgtTCGGCATGCACGACCATTGCCGCCGCTGAATCCACTCG AGTGTGCAATTGCATTAAAAGTCGTTGATGATGTCGAAGAGGAAGTTGTTCGAACACTTACCGATGAGCATAAGGCAGTTATACGTGGTTGGCTGGCGAACATACAAATGCGTCATCTACGCGATTTTGCACCAGATACACCATATTCAACTACTAATGCGGTTGCG GTTCTACTTGATCCACTTCGTACACGCTTGTGGAATATTCCTCGAGATGCATCCGCACTTCCAGAAGTCATAGACGAGGAGCAGTTATCTCAGGAAACAAATTGA
- a CDS encoding hypothetical protein (NECATOR_CHRI.G3782.T1) has product MRTIPAYLRHGHRYYFEVDNIGSKPIFKPIAVHLQGREPLFAEFKENSDCATFAHIVGDIQKCKYEYYLLHSSFSYFERKPFEDVIEKRSCELFKMGNNTPILIKYDVLNPSSEKMIGTYSVTRDTAYFINTVKKEKEKYPTLKRKIKKKEMSGSKFEVFCVGTFKNVY; this is encoded by the exons ATG AGAACGATTCCCGCTTATTTACGCCATGGACATCGATATTATTTCGAAGTGGACAATATCGGCAGTAAACCAATATTTAAACCGATCGCTGTACA TCTTCAAGGACGTGAACCTTTATTCGCCGAATTTAAGGAGAACAGTGACTGTGCGACATTTGCTCATATCGTCGGCGACATTCAGAAATGCAAATACGAATACTACTTGTTGCATTCCTCCTTTTCCTA CTTTGAAAGGAAACCTTTCGAGGATGTGATTGAAAAGCGTAGTTGTGAATTATTCAAAATGGGTAACAATACGCCAATCTTAATTAAATA CGACGTTCTCAATCCATCGTCGGAAAAAATGATTGGCACATATTCAGTTACAAGAGATACGGCATATTTCATCAATACtgttaaaaaagagaaa gaaaaatatcCTACACTGAAgagaaagattaaaaaaaaggaaatgagcgGTTCTAAATTCGAAGTATTCTGTGTTGGAACATTCAAAAATGTGTATTAA